From a region of the Cucumis sativus cultivar 9930 chromosome 6, Cucumber_9930_V3, whole genome shotgun sequence genome:
- the LOC101220832 gene encoding uncharacterized protein LOC101220832: protein MEQQHIIYNIPVLWRGTKYMVEISSDSTLRDLGQELLKITEVKADTMRFIVPQFSSKSSKMLYPFSDEDGCLALQKFSIFKDNNKPIRMMGVSKNEVDEILNNAKKNERIVGFDEEEKRLKQRMSSKPRGVLKLPEGPYVFCEFRTLQIPGIELNPPASEALKRMHMLAADPGIVAIMNKHHWRVGIMTEMAPIGYVGVNPKCILGFNKNHGEEISLRLRTDDLKGFRKYESIKKTLLHELAHMIFSEHDANFYALDKQLNEEAAALDWTRSKGHTLTGMNYSQYHEENDVEDDFGVSQKLGGSMSHQLVNARAASVAAAYHRMTNNSDCSSGVPQVSAESNPNSSHQNKLEPDPDDSVYPKLEPDPDGSSNDQNMLGLDSNNSYNHKGKLEPAPDDSIGSENLESESEPRIIKSLVVQTDLSSTEVHPVPATNSRLLEATKSYGEPDLDDRGSSSNSKVIDTDHLSQGMQNLDCNIFQRMIVEPDPDALGEKVNTLASGRAIGHNETDCLEAGLVKNQSHLSINCKKHDTIQGEEPMQIEPDPDESLVHQVDSSKMAVDQLDPDDQEIQRIQDSVSVVCNRLREAITKLLAEVKPSESSAVVQTLFKIVKNVIEHPDEMKYRKLRKANPIIQKNVANYEAALEILFLIGFIEDALLDEIGKAETFLVLKRNDPGLLWLAKSTLETCNAL from the exons ATGGAGCAGCAACACATCATTTATAATATACCCGTCTTATGGAGGGGAACAAAGTATATGGTGGAAATCAGTTCAGATTCTACTCTTAGAGACCTTGGTCAGGAGCTGCTAAAAATAACTGAAGTTAAAGCAGATACCATGCGATTCATTGTCCCACAATTTTCCAGCAAAAGCTCGAAAATGTTATACCCATTTTCTGATGAAGATGGATGCTTGGCACTGCaaaagttttctatttttaag GACAACAACAAGCCTATCAGAATGATGGGAGTCTCTAAGAATGAGGTAGACGAAATTTTGAACAATGCTAAGAAAAATGAACGAATTGTTGGGTTcgatgaagaagagaaaagactGAAACAACGAATGTCAAGTAAGCCTCGGGGTGTGCTGAAACTACCAGAAGGGCCCTATGTATTTTGTGAATTTCGGACACTTCAAATTCCAGGAATTGAG CTAAACCCTCCAGCTTCAGAAGCTTTGAAAAGAATGCATATGCTTGCTGCTGACCCCGGTATTGTTGCAATCATGAACAAG CACCATTGGCGCGTTGGAATTATGACTGAGATGGCCCCTATTGGCTATGTTGGTGTGAACCCTAAATGTATTCTTGGCTTTAACAAG AACCATGGAGAGGAGATATCCCTGCGACTTCGTACAGATGACCTGAAGGGCTTCAGAAAATATGAAAGTATTAAGAAGACATTACTCCACGAACTT GCCCACATGATTTTTTCTGAGCACGATGCCAACTTCTATGCTTTGGATAAGCAG CTTAATGAGGAGGCTGCTGCTTTAGATTGGACAAGATCGAAAGGCCACACGTTGACTGGAATGAACTATTCCCAATATCATGAAGAAAACGATGTTGAAGATGATTTTGGTGTCTCACAGAAGCTTGGTGGAAGTATGTCGCATCAGCTGGTTAATGCCCGTGCAGCTTCAGTTGCTGCCGCTTATCACCGTATGACAAACAATTCAGATTGCAGTTCGGGAGTGCCTCAAGTAAGTGCAGAGTCTAATCCCAATAGTTCTCACCAAAACAAACTGGAGCCTGATCCAGATGACAGTGTTTATCCAAAGCTTGAGCCTGATCCTGATGGCAGCTCCAATGATCAAAACATGCTTGGGCTTGATTCCAACAACAGTTATAATCATAAGGGCAAGCTCGAACCTGCTCCTGATGATTCTATAGGGAGCGAAAACTTAGAATCTGAAAGTGAACCAAGAATCATTAAAAGCCTAGTAGTTCAAACAGATTTGAGCAGCACAGAAGTACATCCTGTGCCTGCTACTAACAGCAGATTGTTGGAAGCCACAAAGTCGTATGGAGAACCAGATCTTGATGATAGGGGAAGCTCTTCGAACAGTAAAGTAATTGACACAGACCATCTCTCTCAAGGAATGCAAAACCTGGATTGCAACATTTTCCAAAGAATGATAGTTGAACCTGATCCAGATGCCTTGGGAGAGAAAGTGAACACTTTGGCGTCTGGAAGGGCCATTGGACACAACGAGACTGATTGTTTAGAAGCTGGCTTAGTGAAAAACCAATCCCATTTAAGCATAAACTGTAAAAAGCATGATACCATTCAAGGAGAGGAACCAATGCAGATAGAGCCCGACCCTGATGAAAGTTTGGTACATCAGGTGGATTCATCTAAAATGGCCGTTGACCAGCTCGATCCTGATGACCAAGAAATTCAAAGAATACAAGACTCTGTTTCTGTTGTTTGCAATCGATTGCGTGAGGCTATCACAAAGCTGCTGGCTGAAGTTAAACCTTCTGAATCTTCAGCAGTTGTTCAAACTCTGTTCAAGATTGTTAA GAATGTAATTGAACACCCTGATGAAATGAAATACAGAAAGCTTCGCAAG GCAAATCCCATTATCCAAAAGAATGTTGCCAACTATGAAG CTGCATTGGAGATCCTGTTCTTGATAGGTTTCATTGAAGATGCATTGCTAGATGAAATAGGGAAGGCAGAAACATTCCTTGTACTGAAGCGTAATGATCCTGGCTTATTGTGGCTTGCGAAATCTACCCTTGAAACATGCAATGCCTTGTAG